A single genomic interval of Salmo trutta chromosome 13, fSalTru1.1, whole genome shotgun sequence harbors:
- the LOC115205371 gene encoding zinc finger protein 853, with product MSEAILTFQYQLNGVMETVLKTAVHEITQLVKDSFLEEVTGGKQEVEILKERLQQCEQRWRDGEEERQRREVEERQQRKKREETEQRGVCRRCGCAGERQLGAGKGFDIKPEMFQPDGPSAGESPQDTATPGSSCVSERMVEREDHVVYIKEEPDDWGDLVNQMVTSTDSPIMSLSRLQRLSSNSGAWTSETQPPLPASWASDPQPLAPWSREPLPLAPLAREPPPLLPAPWTRKEQHLLPRSVIPNQGTEHAVGALETSPNGLSINTTAHVKPYSCPHCGKSFPQLRNLKDHQKYHHTGKKAFTCSQCGKGFVYMCHLRVHMQCHTGERPFSCSQCGKSFSLQSGLKRHRVIHTAERPYHCTDCGNRFYSRSDLKRHEQIQCKIHH from the exons ATGTCAGAGGCCATCCTCACCTTTCAGTACCAACTCAATGGAGTCATGGAAACGGTCCTCAAAACCGCTGTGCATGAGATCACTCAGCTGGTGAAGGACAGCTTCCTGGAAGAAGTGACGGGTggcaagcaggaagtggaaatcttgAAGGAGAGGCTGCAGCAATGTGAGCAGAGATGGAGGGACGGAGAGGAGGAGCGGCAGAGGAGGGAAGTtgaagagagacagcagagaaagaagagggaagagacagagcagaggggtGTGTGTCGGAGATGTGGTTGTGCTGGAGAGAGACAGTTAG GAGCAGGGAAAGGTTTTGATATCAAACCGGAGATGTTCCAGCCAGATGGACCCAGCGCAGGAGAGAGTCCACAGGATACAGCCACGCCTGGCTCTTCCTGTGTCTctgagaggatggtagagagggAGGACCATGTGGTCTATATCAAAGAGGAGCCCGATGACTGGGGGGACTTGGTAAACCAGATGGTCACATCCACAGATTCTCCCATAATGAGCCTGAGTCGTTTGCAGAGATTGAGCTCAAATTCTGGGGCATGGACCAGTGAGACTCAGCCTCCACTCCCAGCATCATGGGCCAGTGATCCTCagcctctagcaccatggtccaGGGAACCTCTACCTCTAGCACCTCTGGCCAGGGAGCCTCCACCTCTACTTCCAGCACCATGGACCAGGAAGGAGCAGCACTTACTCCCAAGGTCAGTGATACCCAACCAGGGGACAGAGCATGCTGTGGGGGCCCTCGAGACCAGTCCCAATGGCCTGAGCATCAACACAACGGCACATGTCAAACCCTACAGCTGTCCACACTGTGGAAAGAGCTTCCCTCAGCTCCGAAACCTGAAAGACCACCAGAAGTACCACCACACCGGGAAGAAGGCCTTCACCTGCTCCCAGTGTGGTAAGGGTTTTGTGTACATGTGCCACCTCAGGGTACACATGCAGTGCCACACAGGGGAGAGGCCGTTTAGctgctctcagtgtgggaagagcttcagccTTCAGAGCGGCTTGAAGAGACACAGGGTCATTCACACTGCAGAGAGGCCTTACCACTGCACGGACTGTGGGAACAGATTCTATTCTAGATCGGACCTGAAAAGACATGAACAAATCCAGTGCAAGATACACCATTGA